Below is a window of Solanum stenotomum isolate F172 chromosome 7, ASM1918654v1, whole genome shotgun sequence DNA.
ACAAAGGGTCTCCCTGTCTGAGACCTCTTTCTGAGGTAAAAAAGCCAGTAGGTTCTCCATTTATCAGAATGGAGAACCTAACAGTTTTTATACAGATCTCAATCCATCTCTCACCAAACCCCATTTGTTTTAACATATTGAGCAAAAACTCCCAGTTGACATATCATATGCCTTCTCAATGTCTAGCTTGCACATAACTCCAGAGTCAGCCCTTCTGAGTTTAGTATCTACACATTCGCTAGCAATAAGGGCAGCATCCATGATCTGTCTGCCTTTTATGAATGCCATCTGATGTTTGTCTACCAGTTTGCCGATTACTTTCTTCAACCTCTCAGCTAGCAGCTTAGCTATAATTTTGTATACCCCACCTATCAAACTTATGGGTCTGAAGTCCCTAAGCTCAACTGCCTCTGTCTTCTTCGGGATAAGAGCCACAAAGGTGGCATTCAAGCTCTTCTCAAAGACCTGCTGATCATGAAATTGTCTGATGGTATTCATGATATCTACCTTGAGCATCTCCCAAAAGTTCTGATAAAAGCTCATAGGAAATCTGTCAGGGCCAGGGGCTTTGTCGCTTGCACACAATTTGATTCCTTCTGCCACTTCTTCTTCCTCGAACTGTCTTTGTAACCAATCATTTTCCTCCAAACTGATGCTTTCAATGCCTTGTAAGTTTAGGCCAGGCATCCAATTCTCAGTTTCTCTGTATAGTTTCTGATAGAAATTAGTAATCTCTGTTTTGATCTCATCAGTATCAGTCAACTCTCTGCCATTTACAGCCAATTTTTCAATTGAGTTTATTCTTTTGTGTGTTGTGGCCATCCTATGGAAGTACTTGGTGTTCTTGTCTCCATGTTTGAGCCATTGAATTCTTGATCTTTGTCTCCAAGCTATCTCCTCATTCCTGGAAGCTTCATCAAATTCCCTAGATAGATGAACTTTTTGAAGGAGTTCATCATCAGTCAATATTCTTTCCTCTTGTATCTTTTCCAGACCAACAATTTGATTGAGTATCTCTTCCTTCTTTTGCTTCCAGTTGACTCTGTTCTCATAGCCCCATTGTTTCAACTTCCCTTTCAGTAACTTCAGTTTGGAAGCTAAGATAAAAGAGGGGGTCCCATTTACTGAGAAGGAGCACCACCAATCCTTTACCTTCTCCCTGAAACCTTCTACTTGCATCCACCATtgttcaaacttgaaataagatTTCTTCAAGTTTAGCTCCCCGCAAGTTAGCATCACTGGATTGTGATCAGACTCTAGTCTTGGTAGAAGACTTTGCCTAACTTGTGAGAAAGAGTCGTCCCAATGATGAGAGCAAAAAAGTCTATCCAATCTAAAAGCAGTCGAATGGTTTCACCCCTTCTCCAGGTGTACAATCCTCCAAATAAAGGAGGGTCAATTAGCTCCATTTCATTTATCCAATCTGTGAAGTCAGACATAGCCCCTGTTAATCTCTGTCCAGTTGATCTTTTCGTAGGATATCTTGTCACATTGAAATCCCCACAAAACAACCAAGGACCTGTGCATGTGTTCTTTAGATTGATTAGATCCCTCCATAACTCCCTTCTGATGACTTCATTACAATCAGCATAAATTGAACTAAGGAACCAAGTTAAGTTCGTATTAATGCCTTCAAATCTACATGTGATTACTTGCCCAGAAGCCTCCACCAATTCACCTTTCCACATTCTCCTGTCCCATAACACTGCTATACCCCCACTTCTCCCCACAGCCTCTAGGTGTAGTTCTCCCAGCCATCAGTTGAACCACAATTGTTTGATCAATTGTGTATCTGCTCCTGTCAATTTTGTTTCCACTAGCACGTATATATCTGCACCCCACTGTTGAAGTAGACTCCGAATTAATCTTCTTTTATTCTCATAGTTTGCCCCCCTAACATTCCATGTTACAACTTTAAACATTGATCACTTGAAGTTGTTTTTCTCCCCCTACTTCTTGGTTCGCCATCTTTAAAATTCACATTAAAAGCCAAATTCCTCACTTCCTTTGGGATGTTAATGGAGTTATTGCCATTTATGTGTTTCTCCGTATTTTGCTTGAGGAATTCCCTCTTTTGATCAATTTTCAGAAATGATTCAAAAGTAGTCTTATCGCATCCTTCGAAGGCAGCACCAAATAATCTGCTAAGTTTAAGGACATTCGCTTGCACCCATAAAGAAGCTCTGTCATCAATGGCTTCCTCTGAGAGAGAGTCATCACTGGCAATAGGACGAGGCTCGTCCAGAATTACCAATTGGATCTTGGAGGGTTCTCCTGTGTAAACTTCTTGATCATCCCCTAAATTCACCCTTTTCTCGCAAACTAAGGGAAGTATTGTCTCCTCCGCATACTCTGAAGGATTAATTCCACGCTGCATGTCAATGATTTCAATTGTGATGTTGTTTGATGGATTATGAGTCGCTTGCATGAGTTCTTCAAGCTCTGTAGAAGATGTCATGAAATTCTCCGTATAATTTCTGTTGTTGAAAATATCCCCGATAAAAGGTTCTGTAAAATAGGTCACTGTAGCTTTTGGGCCTAAGTTAATGGGCCCAACCCCACCACACTTTGAACAAGATAAAAATCGACCCGGACTCTCTGCTTGGGCCTCCACATGCCTTTTTCCAGATGAATTTTCACAGGTCACGTGCCCACTTTTATCCAGCGGTACAAGACCCCGATCGTGATTGAATTCTGGACAAAAGCTCTCTTTGCCTTTCCTTAATCTCTCTTCCATCTCTGTCGTAAGAGTCCCCCTCTGCAAAGAACTTTCCCCATATGTCAAACCTCTGACATATCGATCAGAGTGCTTCTCccccttcttttttttgaatcttgcTGGAGCTTCACACCATACTGGTAGCAGAAAAATGCCATCTCCATCTTCAATCTCGATTTCCGTCGGAATTTTCTCCCTAGGACCCTTGACCCTAATTCGAGCCCATCGGAGATGGTTTTTTAGGGTGGTTTCCTCCTCCGTCTCCAACCACCCCCCACATTGGTCACCAATTTGTTTCATCACCTTGTCTGTCCAGAGATGTAGAGGAAGACCTAGAATCCGAACCCAAAACCAATCAAACTTGAAGTCAGCTTGTGTCGTTCCTGCTTTGGGAGACCACCATTCCATCTGTAAATAGTGATTCTTTCTTCTCCACTTCCCCATATAACAATATGCTCTGCTTCCTTTCCTGACTGGAACTTGAAAAGAAATTGAATACCATTCATGTCGTAAATGTTGACATTATGGATGCCTTTCCACGTTTGAATAGCCCACCTTCTGACTTCGTTCCGTGAGGGAATTTCGTCATCCACTGGGAAGCTTCCCACCAGACATCTGCTAAGGAccccttcttcttcacaaagtGTCTCCTTCTGATTTTCTACTCTCCTATCAGATATGGTCCCCCATTTGCTCTTTTGAATGACCTTCTTATAACATTCCTCTCCCCTGAGCCTCATAAACGCAGAATTCCCCTGTTTCTCAGTAACATGTCCTGCCTCCTTAATGATGAagctttcaattttttttataggccACCCCAGCCCTCATTAAAGATGTTTTCTGGCAGAATAATCACCGAACGTTCATGGCCATTAACCGCAATGATTGAGATGAACCTACCGTATTTATTGAACTTCAAAGAGCAATAAATGTAGGTAGAAAAGTCCTTGCATCTCCAAGTCTTAAATGACTTGCCTTTAATGCCAGAAGCCTCCCCTAGCCTTTTGCATATCCATAATAAAGCATCCCTGCTCAGCTTCATTCTCCTCACGTGTAGTTTCGCACTCTCCACCCACTCAAACCAGTTTCCTTTCGTGTTTCTAGACACAATAATATCATATGATTTGACCCCAAGTCTGAAATATATTCTGTTATCCATGGGAAAGAAAGaataaggaagaagaaaaaaagggattGGGTTTTCTGGCAAAGGAAGTTCACCAGATTATGGCTTCCTAAGGACCGGAAGGGTCCCTAGGAGATTGTCTTGGGATAAGTGCCTGAGAGCTTTTTTGACTTTGAGCATCAATTgtttaactataaaatttgatgatgatattttctttattaaactaattattattgtaatttctTCCATTATCACACCATAGGAAAAAATGAGtagcaataacaataacaataacaacaataaaacaaTAACTACAATTAATTAGCTAATTACAGAAGAACAATTAAAATGTAGTACCTGTTCCAAATCACCAGCTACAGTAGGGAACTCCTGCAATATGCCTTTGACCACATCCCCAGGACTATCCCTTTGCCGCTCAGGCTGGAAATCATCACAGTCTGACCCGGAACCGGTGTCCGATTCACTAGAATCCGAATACTTCCTCTTTCCCTCTCGTTTCGATCTCCTACTACTGCTGCTGCCTCTATGCTCCCGCTTCTTCAcatgtttcttttttctcttcacCCTCTCCCTATGCTTATCACTCCTTGAGGAGCTCCTCCGACTCCTCTCCCCCTCACGACGCCGTTTGTGCCGACGCTTTTGCCGTTTTTCATCTTCAGAGGAGCTATCAACTTCATAGTCAGATTCAGAAGATGATTCAGATGAGGACGTGGCTgattcttcttgttttcttttcttcctcctcctcgAATTCTCTCCCATGGTGATCCTTGTTCTGCAGGAGAAATTCAAGGTGGAGATTATTAGAAGGTTTTGTCTATTCTGGTTGCTGATcacaaatttgttaaattttgggACTCAAGTGTccaatttaaaacaatttctgGTTTTTTGTCATCcattagttttaaataaaaaggattGTATTTTCGCTTATACACTCCAAAAAGAATTTATATTTGCCCGTCATTATATTTTTCACTAGTGATGGTGTGCCCGTGTGCTCCCAATCTGGAGCAAACAATggaaaagagaaatcaaatagaTAAAAAGTGGCTGAGGAAGAGGATCGCCAA
It encodes the following:
- the LOC125869756 gene encoding uncharacterized protein LOC125869756, with protein sequence MGENSRRRKKRKQEESATSSSESSSESDYEVDSSSEDEKRQKRRHKRRREGERSRRSSSRSDKHRERVKRKKKHVKKREHRGSSSSRRSKREGKRKYSDSSESDTGSGSDCDDFQPERQRDSPGDVVKGILQEFPTVAGDLEQVLHFNCSSVIS